The following coding sequences lie in one Mycobacterium gordonae genomic window:
- a CDS encoding methyltransferase domain-containing protein produces MTTATPAVSRVATAPVTIDHIYRAAVVGAPCWARNHRGQLRQLPMTRWIGGPSMSARDRLADEYVLAQCSPRPTLDVGCGPGRITASLQDRNLPALGVDNCAAAVELTRLRGGAAIRRDVFAPLPAEGCWQQVLLIDGNIGVGGAPATILLRLARLLAPGGIIVAEVDGPTTSPNREMLRWETDDHVSHWFPWARVGATALGEVANAAGLLIRSVVDIQGRIIAVLAADRPDDGVG; encoded by the coding sequence ATGACAACCGCTACGCCGGCAGTCAGCCGAGTCGCCACCGCGCCGGTGACAATCGATCACATCTATCGGGCGGCGGTGGTCGGCGCGCCGTGCTGGGCCCGAAATCATCGCGGTCAGCTGCGGCAATTGCCGATGACGCGCTGGATCGGTGGCCCCAGCATGAGCGCGCGCGACCGTCTTGCCGACGAATATGTGCTGGCGCAGTGCTCACCCCGACCCACCCTCGACGTCGGTTGTGGGCCAGGGCGTATCACCGCGTCATTACAGGACCGCAATCTACCTGCGTTGGGAGTGGACAATTGCGCCGCCGCCGTGGAGCTGACGCGGTTGCGCGGTGGTGCCGCGATCCGCCGCGATGTCTTCGCCCCGCTCCCTGCCGAGGGCTGCTGGCAGCAGGTACTGCTCATCGACGGCAACATCGGCGTCGGCGGTGCACCGGCCACGATTTTGCTGCGACTCGCCAGACTCCTGGCGCCGGGCGGAATCATCGTCGCCGAAGTCGACGGTCCGACCACCTCGCCCAACCGCGAAATGCTGCGCTGGGAAACCGACGACCACGTATCCCACTGGTTTCCGTGGGCCCGGGTCGGTGCAACCGCACTCGGGGAAGTCGCAAATGCCGCGGGATTGCTGATCCGCAGCGTTGTCGACATCCAGGGCAGGATCATCGCGGTGCTGGCTGCAGACCGCCCCGATGACGGGGTGGGCTGA
- a CDS encoding metal-dependent hydrolase family protein, producing MRLHVRGLGLPGDVDTELWIVDGRISLEQVSGADTVFGSSSSPGWILPGLVDAHCHVGLGPHGAVELDEAIGQAEVERDVGALLLRDCGSPIDTRRLDDREDLPRIIRAGRHLARPKRYIPGLAADLEDESQLPDAVAEQARRGDGWIKLVGDWIDRGIGDLAPLWSDDVLRAAIDTAHAYGARVTAHVFGEDALPGLINAGIDCIEHGTGLTDETIGLMVEHGTALVPTLINLENFPGIADAAVRYPRYAAHMRDLYDRGYQRVAAARDAGVPVYAGSDAGGTIRHGRIADEVDALRRIGMTAEEALGAACWDARRWLGRPGLDHGASADLLCYAEDPRRGPDVLHRPDLVILRGKVFRPGRA from the coding sequence GTGCGACTGCACGTGCGCGGGCTGGGCCTACCCGGCGACGTCGACACCGAACTGTGGATCGTCGACGGCCGCATCAGCTTAGAGCAGGTGTCCGGCGCCGACACCGTCTTCGGCTCGTCGTCTTCTCCAGGCTGGATCCTGCCCGGGCTGGTCGACGCGCACTGCCACGTCGGGCTCGGCCCGCACGGCGCCGTTGAACTCGATGAGGCGATCGGCCAGGCCGAAGTCGAGCGCGACGTGGGGGCACTGTTGCTGCGCGACTGCGGCTCACCGATCGACACCCGCAGGCTCGACGATCGTGAAGATCTGCCCCGCATCATCCGGGCCGGACGGCACCTGGCCAGACCCAAGCGCTACATCCCCGGTTTGGCCGCCGACCTGGAAGACGAATCGCAGCTGCCCGACGCCGTCGCCGAGCAGGCGCGGCGCGGCGACGGCTGGATCAAACTGGTCGGTGACTGGATCGACCGGGGGATCGGCGACCTCGCGCCGCTGTGGTCCGACGACGTCCTGCGCGCCGCGATCGACACCGCGCACGCCTACGGCGCCCGCGTCACCGCACACGTTTTCGGCGAGGATGCGCTGCCCGGCCTGATCAACGCCGGCATCGACTGCATCGAACACGGCACCGGCCTTACCGACGAGACGATCGGTCTGATGGTCGAACATGGCACGGCGCTGGTGCCCACGCTGATCAACCTGGAGAACTTCCCGGGCATCGCCGACGCCGCCGTGCGTTACCCCAGGTACGCCGCGCACATGCGCGATCTCTATGACCGCGGGTACCAGCGGGTCGCCGCCGCGCGCGACGCCGGAGTGCCGGTCTATGCCGGCAGCGACGCCGGCGGCACGATCAGACACGGGCGCATCGCAGACGAGGTCGACGCGCTGCGCCGGATCGGCATGACCGCCGAGGAGGCATTGGGGGCGGCGTGCTGGGATGCCCGCCGCTGGCTGGGCCGACCGGGCCTGGACCACGGCGCTTCGGCCGACTTGCTGTGCTACGCCGAGGATCCCCGCCGGGGTCCGGACGTGCTGCACCGGCCTGACCTGGTGATCCTGCGGGGCAAGGTGTTCCGGCCCGGTCGGGCCTAG
- a CDS encoding DUF4383 domain-containing protein: MTARQSATAPPRSIQIAAMVFGVIFLLVGILGFVPGITTNFDQLQFAGHHSEAALLGLFNVSILHNIVHLLFGAAGLALGRTRSGARWYLIGGGIVYAVLFLYGLVIHHDAAANFVPLNDADNWLHLVLAVGMIGLGVALSPRLNPGSATAAPRPPEARG, translated from the coding sequence ATGACCGCACGACAATCGGCGACCGCGCCACCGCGATCGATCCAGATCGCCGCAATGGTGTTCGGAGTGATCTTCCTGCTCGTCGGGATTCTCGGCTTCGTGCCTGGCATTACCACCAACTTCGACCAGCTGCAGTTTGCTGGCCACCACTCCGAGGCCGCACTGCTCGGCCTGTTCAACGTGTCGATTCTGCATAACATCGTGCACCTGCTGTTCGGTGCGGCCGGTCTGGCGCTGGGGCGTACCCGCAGCGGTGCTCGGTGGTACTTGATCGGTGGTGGCATCGTCTATGCGGTCCTCTTCCTGTACGGGCTCGTCATCCACCATGACGCAGCGGCTAACTTCGTCCCGCTCAACGATGCCGACAATTGGTTGCACCTGGTACTGGCCGTCGGCATGATCGGACTGGGCGTCGCACTGAGCCCTCGACTGAACCCCGGCAGTGCGACCGCAGCGCCGCGGCCGCCGGAGGCCAGAGGCTAG
- the ffh gene encoding signal recognition particle protein gives MFESLSDRLTGALQGLRGKGRLTDADIDATTREIRLALLEADVSLPVVRAFVHRIKERARGHEVSGALNPAQQVVKIVNEELIGILGGETREIAYAKNPPTVIMLAGLQGSGKTTLAGKLAYRLKNQGHTPLLVACDLQRPAAVNQLQVVGQRAGVPVFAPHPGASPESGPGDPVAVAAAGIAEARAKHFDFVIVDTAGRLGIDEELMAQAAAIRDAVNPDEVLFVLDAMIGQDAVATAQAFGDGVGFTGVVLTKLDGDARGGAALSVREVTGVPILFASTGEKFEDFEVFHPDRMASRILGMGDVLSLIEQAEQVFDAQQAEAAAAKIGAGELTLEDFLEQMLAVRKMGPIGNLLGMLPGGAQMKDALAEVDDKSLDRIQAIIRGMTPQERADPKIINASRRLRIANGSGVTVSEVNQLVDRFFEARKMMSSMLGGMGIPGLGRKSATRKSRSSKGKKGKKGARGPTPPKTRSPFGAGMPGMPAGFPDLSQMPEGLNELPPGLADFDLSKLKFPGQK, from the coding sequence GTGTTTGAATCGCTGTCCGATCGCTTGACCGGTGCCCTCCAGGGACTGCGCGGCAAAGGCCGCCTGACCGACGCCGATATTGATGCCACCACCCGCGAGATTCGTCTCGCGCTGCTGGAAGCCGACGTGTCGCTGCCCGTCGTCCGAGCGTTCGTCCACCGGATCAAGGAACGGGCCCGGGGCCACGAGGTTTCCGGCGCCCTCAACCCGGCGCAGCAGGTCGTCAAGATCGTCAACGAGGAACTGATCGGCATCCTCGGCGGGGAGACCCGAGAGATCGCGTACGCGAAGAACCCGCCGACGGTGATCATGCTCGCCGGTCTGCAGGGTTCCGGTAAGACGACCCTGGCCGGCAAGTTGGCCTACCGCCTCAAGAACCAGGGCCACACGCCGCTGCTGGTGGCCTGCGACCTGCAACGCCCGGCCGCGGTCAATCAGCTCCAAGTCGTCGGCCAGCGTGCCGGCGTACCGGTGTTCGCGCCGCACCCCGGCGCATCACCGGAGTCGGGCCCGGGTGACCCGGTCGCGGTCGCCGCGGCGGGCATCGCCGAGGCCAGGGCCAAGCACTTCGATTTCGTCATCGTCGACACCGCCGGACGACTCGGCATCGACGAAGAGTTGATGGCCCAGGCCGCGGCGATCCGTGACGCCGTCAATCCGGACGAGGTGCTATTCGTCCTGGACGCGATGATCGGTCAGGACGCCGTCGCCACCGCACAGGCCTTCGGCGACGGCGTCGGGTTCACCGGCGTGGTGCTGACCAAGCTGGACGGCGACGCCCGTGGTGGCGCCGCCCTGTCGGTCCGCGAAGTGACCGGCGTGCCAATCCTTTTCGCCTCCACCGGAGAGAAGTTCGAGGACTTCGAGGTCTTCCACCCCGACCGGATGGCCAGCCGCATCCTGGGCATGGGCGACGTGCTGAGTCTGATCGAACAGGCCGAGCAGGTCTTCGACGCCCAGCAGGCCGAGGCGGCCGCTGCCAAGATCGGCGCCGGTGAGCTGACGCTGGAAGACTTCCTCGAGCAGATGCTGGCCGTCCGCAAGATGGGTCCGATCGGCAACCTGCTGGGCATGCTGCCCGGCGGGGCGCAGATGAAGGACGCGCTGGCCGAAGTGGACGACAAGAGCCTCGACCGCATCCAGGCCATCATCCGCGGCATGACCCCGCAGGAGCGGGCCGACCCCAAGATCATCAACGCCTCACGGCGGCTGCGCATCGCCAACGGCTCGGGGGTCACCGTCTCCGAGGTCAACCAGTTGGTCGACCGCTTCTTCGAAGCCCGCAAGATGATGTCGTCGATGCTCGGCGGCATGGGCATCCCCGGCCTGGGCCGGAAGTCTGCGACGCGCAAGTCCCGCAGCTCGAAAGGCAAGAAGGGCAAGAAGGGGGCCCGCGGACCGACGCCGCCCAAGACGCGCAGTCCGTTCGGCGCGGGCATGCCCGGCATGCCGGCGGGGTTCCCGGACCTGTCGCAGATGCCCGAAGGACTCAACGAGTTGCCGCCCGGGCTGGCCGACTTCGACCTGTCCAAGCTGAAGTTCCCCGGCCAGAAATAG